Proteins encoded by one window of Catharus ustulatus isolate bCatUst1 chromosome Z, bCatUst1.pri.v2, whole genome shotgun sequence:
- the NEDD4L gene encoding E3 ubiquitin-protein ligase NEDD4-like isoform X5, translating to MATAAAEPVYGLSEDEEESRILRVKVVSGIDLAKKDIFGASDPYVKLSLYVADENRELALVQTKTIKKTLNPKWNEEFYFRVNPTNHRLLFEVFDENRLTRDDFLGQVDVPLSHLPTEDPTMERPYTFKDFLLRPRSHKSRVKGFLRLKMAYMPKNGGQEEENSDQRDDSEHGWDVVDSGDGASQRQEELPPPPLPPGWEEKVDNLGRTYYVNHNNRTTQWHRPSLIDVGSESDNNIRQINQEAAHRRFRSRRHISEDLEPEPMESGDIPEPWETISEEASASGDSLSLSLPPPPASPVSRTSPQELSEELSRRLQVTPDSNGEQLGSLIQREPSSRLRSCSVTDTVAEQSQLSLQNGPSRRARSSTVTGGEEPTPSVAYVHTTPGLPSGWEERKDAKGRTYYVNHNNRTTTWTRPIMQLAEDGMVGPGTSSSNHLSEPQIRRPRSLSSPTVTLSAPLEGMKDSPVRRAVKDTLSNPQSPQPSPYNSPKPQHKGAQSFLPPGWEMRIAPNGRPFFIDHNTKTTTWEDPRLKFPVHLRSKASLNPNDLGPLPPGWEERIHLDGRTFYIDHRSQVLICGDIDTRDLVPSYDNKITQWEDPRLQNPAITGPAVPYSREFKQKYDYFRKKLKKPADIPNRFEMKLHRNNIFEESYRRIMSVKRPDVLKARLWIEFESEKGLDYGGVAREWFFLLSKEMFNPYYGLFEYSATDNYTLQINPNSGLCNEDHLSYFTFIGRVAGLAVYHGKLLDGFFIRPFYKMMLGKPITLKDMESVDSEYYNSLKWILENDPTELDLMFCIDEENFGQTYQVDLKPNGSEIMVTNENKREYIDLVIQWRFVNRVQKQMNAFLEGFTELLPIDLIKIFDENELELLMCGLGDVDVNDWRQHTIYKNGYCPNHPVIQWFWKAVLLMDAEKRIRLLQFVTGTSRVPMNGFAELYGSNGPQLFTIEQWGSPDKLPRAHTCFNRLDLPLYESFEDLREKLLMAVENAQGFEGVD from the exons ACCAGAGACGACTTCCTGGGCCAGGTGGATGTGCCGCTCAGTCACCTCCCG ACTGAAGACCCAACCATGGAGAGGCCATACACATTTAAGGATTTCCTCCTCAGACCAAGAAG CCATAAATCTCGTGTGAAGGGTTTCTTGAGACTGAAGATGGCGTATATGCCCAAAAATGGTGgccaagaggaagaaaacagtgaTCAGAGGGATGACTCCGAG CACGGCTGGGACGTGGTGGATTCCGGCGACGGCGCGTCGCAGCGGCAGGAGGAGCTGCCGCCGCCCCCGCTGCCCCCCGGCTGGGAGGAGAAGGTGGACAACCTGGGCCGCACTTACTACGTCAACCACAACAACAGGACCACGCAGTGGCACCGGCCCAGCCTCAT CGATGTGGGATCTGAGTCAGATAACAATATCAGACAGATCAACCAAGAGGCAGCTCACAGGCGCTTCCGCTCTCGGCGCCACATCAGCGAGGATTTGGAGCCAGAGCCTATGGAGAGTGGAGACATTCCTGAG CCTTGGGAAACCATTTCAGAGGAGGCAAGTGCCAGTGGGGATTCCTTAAGCTTGtcactgccacctcctcctgcaTCTCCAGTGTCCAGGACCAGTCCTCAGGAGCTGtctgaggagctgagcagaagACTCCAGGTCACTCCTGATTCCAATGGGGAACAACTCGGCTCTTTGATT caaAGAGAACCTTCTTCACGGCTGAGGTCCTGCAGTGTGACAGACACAGTCGCTGAACAGTCCCAGTTATCCCTG CAGAATGGCCCCTCTAGGAGAGCTCGTTCTTCAACTGTCACAGGGGGAGAGGAGCCAACG CCTTCTGTGGCTTACGTGCACACCACGCCTGGCTTACCTTCGGGCTGGGAGGAGCGCAAGGACGCCAAGGGCCGCACCTACTACGTGAACCACAACAACCGCACCACGACGTGGACACGGCCCATCATGCAG ctcGCTGAGGATGGGATGGTGGGGCCGGGCACGAGCAGCAGCAACCACCTGAGTGAGCCCCAGATCCGGCGGCCCCGCAGCCTCAGCTCCCCCACTGTGACCCTGTCAGCACCACTCGAG GGCATGAAGGACTCTCCGGTGCGCAGGGCAGTGAAGGACACCCTCTCCAACCCGCAGTCCCCACAGCCATCCCCCTACAACTCCCCCAAGCCCCAGCACAAGGGGGCCCAGAGCTTCCTGCCCCCGGGCTGGGAGATGCGCATCGCCCCGAACGGCCGCCCCTTCTTCATCGACCACAACACCAAGACCACCACCTGG GAGGATCCACGGCTGAAGTTTCCAGTGCATTTGAGATCCAAAGCATCTCTGAACCCCAATGATTTGGGCCCTCTTCCT cctggctgggaggaaAGAATACACCTGGATGGAAGAACGTTTTATATAGACCATA GAAGCCAGGTGTTGATATGTGGAGACATTGATACCAGAGACTTAGTGCCCTCCTACG ATAATAAAATCACCCAGTGGGAAGACCCCAGGCTGCAGAACCCAGCCATCACTGGCCCA GCCGTGCCGTACTCCAGGGAGTTCAAGCAGAAGTACGACTACTTCCGCAAGAAGTTAAAGAAACCT GCTGACATACCCAACAGATTTGAGATGAAATTGcacagaaataacatttttgagGAGTCCTACAGAAGAATCATGTCTGTGAAGAGACCTGATGTACTAAAAGCCAGGCTCTGGATTGAATTTGAGTCAGAAAAAGGACTTGACTATGGTGGTGTGGCCAGAGAATGGTTTTTTCTCTTGTCCAAGGAGATGTTTAACCCTTACTATGGTCTCTTTGAATACTCAGCAAC GGACAACTACACACTTCAGATTAATCCTAATTCAGGTCTCTGTAACGAAGACCATCTGTCTTACTTCACGTTCATTGGCCGGGTGGCCGGCCTGGCCGTGTACCACGGGAAGCTGCTGGACG GCTTCTTCATCAGACCTTTCTACAAGATGATGCTGGGGAAGCCCATAACTCTGAAGGACATGGAGTCAGTG GACAGTGAATACTACAACTCTCTGAAGTGGATCCTGGAAAATGACCCTACGGAGCTGGATCTCATGTTTTGCATAGATGAGGAAAACTTTGGACAG ACATATCAAGTGGACCTGAAGCCAAATGGGTCTGAAATCATGGtaacaaatgaaaacaagcGGGAGTACATTGA cCTGGTCATCCAGTGGCGGTTTGTCAACAGAGTGCAGAAACAAATGAATGCATTTCTGGAG GGATTCACAGAACTGCTTCCTATTGATCTGATTAAAATTTTTGATGAGAATGAACTGGAG TTACTGATGTGTGGCCTTGGTGACGTCGATGTCAATGACTGGAGACAGCACACCATCTACAAAAACGGTTACTGCCCAAATCATCCCGTCATCCAGTGGTTCTGGAAG GCTGTTCTGCTGATGGATGCTGAGAAACGGATCCGGCTCCTGCAGTTTGTGACCGGGACGTCACGAGTGCCTATGAACGGATTTGCTGAACTTTATG GTTCAAATGGTCCTCAGCTGTTTACAATAGAGCAGTGGGGAAGTCCTGATAAGCTGCCCCGAGCTCACACCTG CTTTAACCGCCTAGACTTACCTCTGTATGAATCTTTTGAGGACCTGCGGGAGAAGCTCCTCATGGCCGTGGAGAATGCCCAAGGGTTTGAAGGGGTGGATTAA
- the NEDD4L gene encoding E3 ubiquitin-protein ligase NEDD4-like isoform X9 codes for MERPYTFKDFLLRPRSHKSRVKGFLRLKMAYMPKNGGQEEENSDQRDDSEHGWDVVDSGDGASQRQEELPPPPLPPGWEEKVDNLGRTYYVNHNNRTTQWHRPSLIDVGSESDNNIRQINQEAAHRRFRSRRHISEDLEPEPMESGDIPEPWETISEEASASGDSLSLSLPPPPASPVSRTSPQELSEELSRRLQVTPDSNGEQLGSLIQREPSSRLRSCSVTDTVAEQSQLSLQNGPSRRARSSTVTGGEEPTPSVAYVHTTPGLPSGWEERKDAKGRTYYVNHNNRTTTWTRPIMQLAEDGMVGPGTSSSNHLSEPQIRRPRSLSSPTVTLSAPLEGMKDSPVRRAVKDTLSNPQSPQPSPYNSPKPQHKGAQSFLPPGWEMRIAPNGRPFFIDHNTKTTTWEDPRLKFPVHLRSKASLNPNDLGPLPPGWEERIHLDGRTFYIDHNNKITQWEDPRLQNPAITGPAVPYSREFKQKYDYFRKKLKKPADIPNRFEMKLHRNNIFEESYRRIMSVKRPDVLKARLWIEFESEKGLDYGGVAREWFFLLSKEMFNPYYGLFEYSATDNYTLQINPNSGLCNEDHLSYFTFIGRVAGLAVYHGKLLDGFFIRPFYKMMLGKPITLKDMESVDSEYYNSLKWILENDPTELDLMFCIDEENFGQTYQVDLKPNGSEIMVTNENKREYIDLVIQWRFVNRVQKQMNAFLEGFTELLPIDLIKIFDENELELLMCGLGDVDVNDWRQHTIYKNGYCPNHPVIQWFWKAVLLMDAEKRIRLLQFVTGTSRVPMNGFAELYGSNGPQLFTIEQWGSPDKLPRAHTCFNRLDLPLYESFEDLREKLLMAVENAQGFEGVD; via the exons ATGGAGAGGCCATACACATTTAAGGATTTCCTCCTCAGACCAAGAAG CCATAAATCTCGTGTGAAGGGTTTCTTGAGACTGAAGATGGCGTATATGCCCAAAAATGGTGgccaagaggaagaaaacagtgaTCAGAGGGATGACTCCGAG CACGGCTGGGACGTGGTGGATTCCGGCGACGGCGCGTCGCAGCGGCAGGAGGAGCTGCCGCCGCCCCCGCTGCCCCCCGGCTGGGAGGAGAAGGTGGACAACCTGGGCCGCACTTACTACGTCAACCACAACAACAGGACCACGCAGTGGCACCGGCCCAGCCTCAT CGATGTGGGATCTGAGTCAGATAACAATATCAGACAGATCAACCAAGAGGCAGCTCACAGGCGCTTCCGCTCTCGGCGCCACATCAGCGAGGATTTGGAGCCAGAGCCTATGGAGAGTGGAGACATTCCTGAG CCTTGGGAAACCATTTCAGAGGAGGCAAGTGCCAGTGGGGATTCCTTAAGCTTGtcactgccacctcctcctgcaTCTCCAGTGTCCAGGACCAGTCCTCAGGAGCTGtctgaggagctgagcagaagACTCCAGGTCACTCCTGATTCCAATGGGGAACAACTCGGCTCTTTGATT caaAGAGAACCTTCTTCACGGCTGAGGTCCTGCAGTGTGACAGACACAGTCGCTGAACAGTCCCAGTTATCCCTG CAGAATGGCCCCTCTAGGAGAGCTCGTTCTTCAACTGTCACAGGGGGAGAGGAGCCAACG CCTTCTGTGGCTTACGTGCACACCACGCCTGGCTTACCTTCGGGCTGGGAGGAGCGCAAGGACGCCAAGGGCCGCACCTACTACGTGAACCACAACAACCGCACCACGACGTGGACACGGCCCATCATGCAG ctcGCTGAGGATGGGATGGTGGGGCCGGGCACGAGCAGCAGCAACCACCTGAGTGAGCCCCAGATCCGGCGGCCCCGCAGCCTCAGCTCCCCCACTGTGACCCTGTCAGCACCACTCGAG GGCATGAAGGACTCTCCGGTGCGCAGGGCAGTGAAGGACACCCTCTCCAACCCGCAGTCCCCACAGCCATCCCCCTACAACTCCCCCAAGCCCCAGCACAAGGGGGCCCAGAGCTTCCTGCCCCCGGGCTGGGAGATGCGCATCGCCCCGAACGGCCGCCCCTTCTTCATCGACCACAACACCAAGACCACCACCTGG GAGGATCCACGGCTGAAGTTTCCAGTGCATTTGAGATCCAAAGCATCTCTGAACCCCAATGATTTGGGCCCTCTTCCT cctggctgggaggaaAGAATACACCTGGATGGAAGAACGTTTTATATAGACCATA ATAATAAAATCACCCAGTGGGAAGACCCCAGGCTGCAGAACCCAGCCATCACTGGCCCA GCCGTGCCGTACTCCAGGGAGTTCAAGCAGAAGTACGACTACTTCCGCAAGAAGTTAAAGAAACCT GCTGACATACCCAACAGATTTGAGATGAAATTGcacagaaataacatttttgagGAGTCCTACAGAAGAATCATGTCTGTGAAGAGACCTGATGTACTAAAAGCCAGGCTCTGGATTGAATTTGAGTCAGAAAAAGGACTTGACTATGGTGGTGTGGCCAGAGAATGGTTTTTTCTCTTGTCCAAGGAGATGTTTAACCCTTACTATGGTCTCTTTGAATACTCAGCAAC GGACAACTACACACTTCAGATTAATCCTAATTCAGGTCTCTGTAACGAAGACCATCTGTCTTACTTCACGTTCATTGGCCGGGTGGCCGGCCTGGCCGTGTACCACGGGAAGCTGCTGGACG GCTTCTTCATCAGACCTTTCTACAAGATGATGCTGGGGAAGCCCATAACTCTGAAGGACATGGAGTCAGTG GACAGTGAATACTACAACTCTCTGAAGTGGATCCTGGAAAATGACCCTACGGAGCTGGATCTCATGTTTTGCATAGATGAGGAAAACTTTGGACAG ACATATCAAGTGGACCTGAAGCCAAATGGGTCTGAAATCATGGtaacaaatgaaaacaagcGGGAGTACATTGA cCTGGTCATCCAGTGGCGGTTTGTCAACAGAGTGCAGAAACAAATGAATGCATTTCTGGAG GGATTCACAGAACTGCTTCCTATTGATCTGATTAAAATTTTTGATGAGAATGAACTGGAG TTACTGATGTGTGGCCTTGGTGACGTCGATGTCAATGACTGGAGACAGCACACCATCTACAAAAACGGTTACTGCCCAAATCATCCCGTCATCCAGTGGTTCTGGAAG GCTGTTCTGCTGATGGATGCTGAGAAACGGATCCGGCTCCTGCAGTTTGTGACCGGGACGTCACGAGTGCCTATGAACGGATTTGCTGAACTTTATG GTTCAAATGGTCCTCAGCTGTTTACAATAGAGCAGTGGGGAAGTCCTGATAAGCTGCCCCGAGCTCACACCTG CTTTAACCGCCTAGACTTACCTCTGTATGAATCTTTTGAGGACCTGCGGGAGAAGCTCCTCATGGCCGTGGAGAATGCCCAAGGGTTTGAAGGGGTGGATTAA
- the NEDD4L gene encoding E3 ubiquitin-protein ligase NEDD4-like isoform X8, which yields MERPYTFKDFLLRPRSHKSRVKGFLRLKMAYMPKNGGQEEENSDQRDDSEHGWDVVDSGDGASQRQEELPPPPLPPGWEEKVDNLGRTYYVNHNNRTTQWHRPSLIDVGSESDNNIRQINQEAAHRRFRSRRHISEDLEPEPMESGDIPEPWETISEEASASGDSLSLSLPPPPASPVSRTSPQELSEELSRRLQVTPDSNGEQLGSLIQREPSSRLRSCSVTDTVAEQSQLSLQNGPSRRARSSTVTGGEEPTPSVAYVHTTPGLPSGWEERKDAKGRTYYVNHNNRTTTWTRPIMQLAEDGMVGPGTSSSNHLSEPQIRRPRSLSSPTVTLSAPLEGMKDSPVRRAVKDTLSNPQSPQPSPYNSPKPQHKGAQSFLPPGWEMRIAPNGRPFFIDHNTKTTTWEDPRLKFPVHLRSKASLNPNDLGPLPPGWEERIHLDGRTFYIDHRSQVLICGDIDTRDLVPSYDNKITQWEDPRLQNPAITGPAVPYSREFKQKYDYFRKKLKKPADIPNRFEMKLHRNNIFEESYRRIMSVKRPDVLKARLWIEFESEKGLDYGGVAREWFFLLSKEMFNPYYGLFEYSATDNYTLQINPNSGLCNEDHLSYFTFIGRVAGLAVYHGKLLDGFFIRPFYKMMLGKPITLKDMESVDSEYYNSLKWILENDPTELDLMFCIDEENFGQTYQVDLKPNGSEIMVTNENKREYIDLVIQWRFVNRVQKQMNAFLEGFTELLPIDLIKIFDENELELLMCGLGDVDVNDWRQHTIYKNGYCPNHPVIQWFWKAVLLMDAEKRIRLLQFVTGTSRVPMNGFAELYGSNGPQLFTIEQWGSPDKLPRAHTCFNRLDLPLYESFEDLREKLLMAVENAQGFEGVD from the exons ATGGAGAGGCCATACACATTTAAGGATTTCCTCCTCAGACCAAGAAG CCATAAATCTCGTGTGAAGGGTTTCTTGAGACTGAAGATGGCGTATATGCCCAAAAATGGTGgccaagaggaagaaaacagtgaTCAGAGGGATGACTCCGAG CACGGCTGGGACGTGGTGGATTCCGGCGACGGCGCGTCGCAGCGGCAGGAGGAGCTGCCGCCGCCCCCGCTGCCCCCCGGCTGGGAGGAGAAGGTGGACAACCTGGGCCGCACTTACTACGTCAACCACAACAACAGGACCACGCAGTGGCACCGGCCCAGCCTCAT CGATGTGGGATCTGAGTCAGATAACAATATCAGACAGATCAACCAAGAGGCAGCTCACAGGCGCTTCCGCTCTCGGCGCCACATCAGCGAGGATTTGGAGCCAGAGCCTATGGAGAGTGGAGACATTCCTGAG CCTTGGGAAACCATTTCAGAGGAGGCAAGTGCCAGTGGGGATTCCTTAAGCTTGtcactgccacctcctcctgcaTCTCCAGTGTCCAGGACCAGTCCTCAGGAGCTGtctgaggagctgagcagaagACTCCAGGTCACTCCTGATTCCAATGGGGAACAACTCGGCTCTTTGATT caaAGAGAACCTTCTTCACGGCTGAGGTCCTGCAGTGTGACAGACACAGTCGCTGAACAGTCCCAGTTATCCCTG CAGAATGGCCCCTCTAGGAGAGCTCGTTCTTCAACTGTCACAGGGGGAGAGGAGCCAACG CCTTCTGTGGCTTACGTGCACACCACGCCTGGCTTACCTTCGGGCTGGGAGGAGCGCAAGGACGCCAAGGGCCGCACCTACTACGTGAACCACAACAACCGCACCACGACGTGGACACGGCCCATCATGCAG ctcGCTGAGGATGGGATGGTGGGGCCGGGCACGAGCAGCAGCAACCACCTGAGTGAGCCCCAGATCCGGCGGCCCCGCAGCCTCAGCTCCCCCACTGTGACCCTGTCAGCACCACTCGAG GGCATGAAGGACTCTCCGGTGCGCAGGGCAGTGAAGGACACCCTCTCCAACCCGCAGTCCCCACAGCCATCCCCCTACAACTCCCCCAAGCCCCAGCACAAGGGGGCCCAGAGCTTCCTGCCCCCGGGCTGGGAGATGCGCATCGCCCCGAACGGCCGCCCCTTCTTCATCGACCACAACACCAAGACCACCACCTGG GAGGATCCACGGCTGAAGTTTCCAGTGCATTTGAGATCCAAAGCATCTCTGAACCCCAATGATTTGGGCCCTCTTCCT cctggctgggaggaaAGAATACACCTGGATGGAAGAACGTTTTATATAGACCATA GAAGCCAGGTGTTGATATGTGGAGACATTGATACCAGAGACTTAGTGCCCTCCTACG ATAATAAAATCACCCAGTGGGAAGACCCCAGGCTGCAGAACCCAGCCATCACTGGCCCA GCCGTGCCGTACTCCAGGGAGTTCAAGCAGAAGTACGACTACTTCCGCAAGAAGTTAAAGAAACCT GCTGACATACCCAACAGATTTGAGATGAAATTGcacagaaataacatttttgagGAGTCCTACAGAAGAATCATGTCTGTGAAGAGACCTGATGTACTAAAAGCCAGGCTCTGGATTGAATTTGAGTCAGAAAAAGGACTTGACTATGGTGGTGTGGCCAGAGAATGGTTTTTTCTCTTGTCCAAGGAGATGTTTAACCCTTACTATGGTCTCTTTGAATACTCAGCAAC GGACAACTACACACTTCAGATTAATCCTAATTCAGGTCTCTGTAACGAAGACCATCTGTCTTACTTCACGTTCATTGGCCGGGTGGCCGGCCTGGCCGTGTACCACGGGAAGCTGCTGGACG GCTTCTTCATCAGACCTTTCTACAAGATGATGCTGGGGAAGCCCATAACTCTGAAGGACATGGAGTCAGTG GACAGTGAATACTACAACTCTCTGAAGTGGATCCTGGAAAATGACCCTACGGAGCTGGATCTCATGTTTTGCATAGATGAGGAAAACTTTGGACAG ACATATCAAGTGGACCTGAAGCCAAATGGGTCTGAAATCATGGtaacaaatgaaaacaagcGGGAGTACATTGA cCTGGTCATCCAGTGGCGGTTTGTCAACAGAGTGCAGAAACAAATGAATGCATTTCTGGAG GGATTCACAGAACTGCTTCCTATTGATCTGATTAAAATTTTTGATGAGAATGAACTGGAG TTACTGATGTGTGGCCTTGGTGACGTCGATGTCAATGACTGGAGACAGCACACCATCTACAAAAACGGTTACTGCCCAAATCATCCCGTCATCCAGTGGTTCTGGAAG GCTGTTCTGCTGATGGATGCTGAGAAACGGATCCGGCTCCTGCAGTTTGTGACCGGGACGTCACGAGTGCCTATGAACGGATTTGCTGAACTTTATG GTTCAAATGGTCCTCAGCTGTTTACAATAGAGCAGTGGGGAAGTCCTGATAAGCTGCCCCGAGCTCACACCTG CTTTAACCGCCTAGACTTACCTCTGTATGAATCTTTTGAGGACCTGCGGGAGAAGCTCCTCATGGCCGTGGAGAATGCCCAAGGGTTTGAAGGGGTGGATTAA